A region from the Bacteroidota bacterium genome encodes:
- a CDS encoding helix-turn-helix transcriptional regulator — MEFFLAIGAFMAFFLAWLLQIKKDRSRADSALSVVFLVNGITILLGLLEVVNREAGYPFAFILHTSTPPILLHGPLMWQYVRLLTHPQSKLKPMHLLHLLPFVLVLVLFVAKNYVLPAEQRIAQEQTEAFRQQLMFPVVVAMIFASTQAYYWYCLFQLRRHRATLERYYGNLEGKDPAWLRQMLIAAIVFYALISLLYVADYLFNLMPYGSLQATGYLFAAVYTIYLGWFGFRQGDVFTRNKPEVDLDSLNESATATPSPEQGEVAALLRLMETKKPHTDPELTLAQLARMVGQPPQRLSGLLNQQMGMNFFEFVNRWRVDEFKQQALTEEGKKLSLIGIAYNCGFNSKPTFNRVFKSFTGKTPSEWLAEQKS; from the coding sequence ATGGAGTTTTTTCTGGCCATAGGCGCATTTATGGCGTTTTTTCTGGCCTGGCTGTTGCAGATCAAAAAGGACAGAAGCCGCGCCGATTCAGCATTATCGGTGGTTTTTCTTGTCAATGGCATCACCATTCTACTGGGCCTGCTCGAGGTAGTCAACCGCGAGGCGGGCTATCCTTTTGCTTTTATTCTGCACACTTCCACGCCGCCAATTTTACTTCACGGCCCACTGATGTGGCAGTATGTACGCCTGCTCACCCACCCTCAATCGAAGCTGAAACCAATGCATCTGCTTCATTTGCTGCCGTTTGTGCTGGTTTTGGTTCTTTTCGTTGCTAAAAACTACGTACTTCCGGCCGAACAACGCATTGCCCAGGAACAAACAGAGGCTTTCAGGCAACAATTGATGTTTCCGGTGGTGGTGGCCATGATTTTCGCTTCAACGCAGGCCTATTACTGGTATTGTTTGTTTCAGCTGCGCAGGCACCGCGCCACGCTCGAACGTTATTACGGCAACCTGGAGGGCAAAGACCCCGCCTGGCTTCGCCAGATGCTGATTGCAGCCATTGTGTTTTATGCGCTTATCAGCCTGTTGTATGTTGCCGATTACCTGTTCAACCTGATGCCTTATGGCAGCCTGCAGGCCACCGGCTACCTGTTTGCTGCCGTTTACACCATTTACCTCGGCTGGTTTGGGTTCAGACAGGGCGATGTGTTTACGCGCAACAAACCCGAAGTGGACCTCGACAGCCTGAACGAATCCGCCACTGCCACACCCAGTCCGGAGCAGGGGGAAGTGGCTGCCCTGTTGCGGCTCATGGAAACCAAAAAGCCCCACACCGACCCCGAACTCACCCTGGCCCAGCTGGCACGCATGGTCGGACAGCCGCCCCAACGCCTCTCCGGACTACTGAACCAACAAATGGGGATGAACTTTTTTGAGTTTGTCAACCGCTGGCGCGTGGACGAATTCAAACAACAAGCCCTGACCGAAGAGGGCAAAAAACTCAGCCTGATTGGCATTGCCTACAACTGCGGCTTCAACAGCAAGCCCACATTCAACAGGGTGTTTAAATCGTTTACCGGAAAAACCCCCAGCGAATGGCTGGCAGAGCAGAAAAGCTGA
- the rsxA gene encoding electron transport complex subunit RsxA translates to MEYIIIIISAIFINNIVLAQFLGICPFVGVSNKLSTAAGMGGAVLFVMTVATIVTWLIQTYLLQALGIQFLQTIVFILVIASLVQMVEIILKKVSPSLYSALGVFLPLITTNCAILGVAILTIQKNFNLLEGVTFAIGNAAGFSLALVVFAGIREHLDLMEVPEGMRGVPIALVVAGILALAFMGFTGLV, encoded by the coding sequence ATGGAATACATTATCATCATCATATCGGCCATCTTCATCAACAACATCGTGCTGGCACAGTTTCTGGGCATCTGCCCCTTTGTAGGCGTGTCGAACAAGCTCAGCACCGCAGCCGGCATGGGTGGGGCCGTGCTTTTTGTAATGACCGTTGCCACCATCGTCACCTGGCTTATCCAGACCTACCTGCTGCAGGCGCTTGGCATACAGTTCCTTCAGACCATTGTGTTCATCCTGGTTATTGCCTCGCTGGTGCAGATGGTCGAAATTATCCTGAAAAAGGTAAGCCCCTCCCTCTACTCGGCCCTGGGGGTTTTCCTTCCGCTGATCACCACCAACTGTGCCATACTTGGGGTGGCCATCCTGACCATCCAGAAAAATTTCAACCTGCTCGAAGGCGTCACCTTTGCCATTGGCAATGCTGCAGGATTTTCGCTCGCGCTGGTGGTCTTTGCCGGCATTCGCGAACACCTCGACCTGATGGAAGTGCCCGAAGGCATGCGCGGTGTACCCATTGCCCTGGTGGTAGCCGGCATCCTGGCCCTGGCCTTTATGGGCTTTACAGGACTGGTGTAA
- a CDS encoding electron transport complex subunit E, translating to MNRMQNFTKGLIKENPVLVLLLGLCPTLGVTTSAINGLGMGLATTFVLVMSNLVVASIKNLIPDKVRIPAFIVIIASFVTMVELLMQAYVPALFEQLGLFIPLIVVNCIVLGRAEAFASKNKVPDAVIDGLGMGLGFALALTILGGVRELLGSGALFSIKLIPGDLMLVFVLAPGAFIALGYLIALSRKFNK from the coding sequence ATGAACAGAATGCAAAACTTCACCAAAGGCCTGATCAAAGAAAACCCGGTATTGGTGCTCCTTTTGGGGCTGTGCCCTACCCTGGGTGTGACCACCTCGGCCATCAACGGACTGGGCATGGGCCTGGCCACCACCTTTGTGCTCGTGATGTCGAACCTGGTGGTTGCATCCATCAAAAACCTGATCCCCGACAAGGTGCGTATCCCGGCCTTCATCGTCATCATCGCCTCGTTTGTGACCATGGTCGAACTGCTGATGCAAGCCTATGTGCCGGCGCTCTTCGAACAGCTCGGCCTGTTCATCCCCCTCATTGTGGTCAACTGCATTGTGCTGGGACGTGCCGAGGCCTTCGCTTCGAAAAACAAGGTGCCGGATGCAGTGATTGATGGCCTGGGCATGGGTCTGGGCTTTGCCCTTGCACTAACCATATTGGGTGGGGTGCGCGAGCTGCTGGGCAGCGGCGCCCTGTTCAGCATCAAGCTCATCCCTGGCGACCTTATGCTGGTCTTTGTGCTGGCCCCCGGAGCCTTCATCGCCTTGGGATACCTGATTGCCCTCAGCCGGAAGTTTAACAAATAA
- a CDS encoding RnfABCDGE type electron transport complex subunit G — MAKKLASTFLNMVIVLLAVASVAALSLGAVYNITKAPIEAAQKKKQEDAIRQVLPEFDRIEAAKAISARGTDSLSLFYAFQGDQLVGVAVNTYTNKGFSGLVRLMVGFLPDGTINNTAVLEHKETPGLGDKMQQNKSDWSLQFKGKNPGTNNIRVKKDGGEVDAITAATISSRAFVDAVLHAHETLTKNQGGQH, encoded by the coding sequence ATGGCAAAGAAATTAGCATCCACTTTTCTGAATATGGTGATCGTGCTGCTGGCTGTGGCCTCGGTGGCAGCACTGAGCCTCGGGGCAGTGTACAACATCACCAAAGCGCCCATCGAAGCTGCACAGAAAAAAAAGCAGGAGGATGCCATACGACAGGTGTTGCCCGAATTCGACCGCATCGAGGCAGCTAAAGCCATCTCCGCCCGCGGCACCGACTCCCTGAGCCTGTTTTACGCCTTCCAGGGCGACCAACTGGTTGGCGTGGCTGTGAACACTTACACCAACAAGGGTTTTAGCGGATTGGTAAGGCTGATGGTGGGCTTTTTGCCCGACGGCACCATCAACAATACGGCCGTACTCGAACACAAAGAAACACCCGGACTGGGCGACAAGATGCAGCAAAACAAATCGGACTGGAGCCTGCAGTTTAAAGGGAAAAATCCCGGAACGAACAACATCAGGGTAAAGAAAGACGGGGGCGAGGTGGATGCCATCACGGCAGCAACCATCAGCTCGCGGGCTTTTGTGGATGCCGTGCTTCATGCACACGAAACACTTACCAAAAATCAGGGAGGACAGCACTGA
- a CDS encoding RnfABCDGE type electron transport complex subunit D encodes MSKLIISGSPHVHGDESVSKIMYTVVLALVPAMLVSVYFFGFDAIRVLAISVAACVFFEWLIQKYLIKGPLTINDGSAVVAGVLLAFNVPANLPWWILVIGALVTIGVGKMSFGGLGRNPFNPALVGRVFMLISFPVQMTSWPVPKPLFAPQLTDAITGPTALGILKEGIGAGKTIDQIMADPHMPDYIDRLTGNMSGSLGEMSAMALILGGIFMVIRKVIDWQVPVSIIATVYVFAGIFHLIDPQHYIEPAFHLFTGGLMLGAIYMATDMVSSPMSMKGKVVYGVGIGLLTIIIRLWGAYPEGISFAILILNAFTPLINMTMKPKRFGKATA; translated from the coding sequence ATGAGCAAACTGATCATTTCCGGCTCACCCCATGTGCATGGCGACGAGAGCGTCAGCAAAATCATGTACACCGTGGTGCTTGCCCTGGTGCCGGCCATGCTGGTGTCGGTATATTTCTTCGGCTTTGATGCCATCCGCGTGCTGGCCATCTCGGTAGCCGCCTGTGTATTTTTCGAATGGCTGATACAGAAATACCTTATCAAAGGACCACTCACCATCAACGACGGTTCTGCAGTGGTCGCAGGGGTGCTGCTGGCCTTTAATGTGCCCGCCAACCTGCCCTGGTGGATATTGGTAATTGGCGCATTGGTAACCATTGGCGTCGGCAAGATGTCGTTTGGCGGGCTGGGCCGCAACCCTTTCAATCCTGCCCTGGTCGGACGTGTGTTTATGCTCATCTCCTTCCCGGTGCAAATGACCTCGTGGCCGGTGCCCAAACCTTTGTTTGCTCCCCAGCTTACCGATGCCATCACCGGCCCGACTGCCTTGGGCATCCTCAAAGAAGGCATTGGCGCAGGGAAAACCATCGACCAGATCATGGCCGACCCGCATATGCCGGATTACATCGACAGGCTTACCGGCAATATGAGCGGCTCGCTGGGCGAAATGTCGGCCATGGCCCTGATCCTCGGCGGCATCTTTATGGTCATCCGTAAGGTGATCGACTGGCAGGTGCCGGTCTCTATCATTGCCACAGTGTATGTGTTTGCCGGCATCTTTCACCTTATCGACCCGCAACACTATATCGAACCTGCATTTCACCTGTTCACCGGCGGCCTGATGCTGGGCGCCATCTACATGGCCACCGACATGGTTTCGTCGCCCATGAGCATGAAAGGCAAGGTGGTTTATGGTGTAGGCATAGGCTTGCTTACCATCATCATCAGGCTGTGGGGAGCCTACCCCGAAGGCATCTCGTTTGCCATCCTGATCTTGAATGCATTCACACCGCTCATCAACATGACGATGAAACCCAAACGTTTTGGAAAAGCAACCGCTTGA
- the rsxC gene encoding electron transport complex subunit RsxC: MKLKTFALGGVHPEEHKLSANAPIVNLPLPAQLVVPLGQNLGAPPKPIVKKGDEVKTGQLIARAEAFISANLHAPATGKVVKVDEATDTSGYRRPAIYIEVSGEDKWAEGINPTNELVTRLDYSRDEIIAKVKEAGIVGLGGATFPTHVKLMLPPGKKADYLLINGVECEPYLTSDHRLMLEKAQEIMQGIRLMMIALEVKRAIIGVENNKPDAIAHLAAMALAHPGISVQALKVKYPQGGEKQLIKALVNREVPSGKLPIEVGCVVSNVGTAFAVYEAVTKNKPLIERVVTVTGLGLTKPSNFLVRIGTPVSALIQAAGGMPENSGKIINGGPMMGKAMTTPEVPVVKGSSGILIMPRELSSRKEPQACIRCSKCTTVCPMGLEPYLLARLSKLERYEDTEREQIMDCIECGSCQFTCPSNIPLLDYLRLGKFRTGQLIRNRK; the protein is encoded by the coding sequence ATGAAACTAAAGACATTTGCACTGGGCGGCGTTCATCCTGAGGAGCACAAGCTGTCGGCCAATGCGCCCATCGTGAACCTGCCTCTGCCAGCCCAGCTCGTTGTGCCACTCGGCCAAAACCTGGGCGCTCCGCCAAAACCCATCGTCAAAAAAGGTGATGAGGTAAAAACAGGCCAGCTCATTGCTCGGGCCGAAGCCTTCATTTCGGCCAACCTGCACGCTCCTGCCACAGGTAAGGTGGTGAAAGTGGATGAAGCCACCGACACCTCAGGCTACAGGCGGCCCGCCATTTATATTGAGGTGAGCGGCGAAGACAAGTGGGCCGAAGGCATCAATCCCACCAATGAGCTGGTTACCCGGCTCGATTACAGCCGCGACGAAATCATCGCCAAAGTGAAAGAAGCCGGTATTGTAGGGCTGGGGGGCGCCACCTTCCCCACACATGTCAAACTCATGCTGCCGCCGGGCAAAAAAGCCGACTACCTCCTCATCAACGGTGTGGAATGCGAACCCTACCTGACTTCGGACCACAGGCTGATGCTCGAAAAAGCACAGGAAATCATGCAGGGCATCCGGCTGATGATGATTGCCCTCGAGGTGAAACGAGCCATCATCGGGGTCGAAAACAACAAACCCGACGCCATAGCCCACCTGGCTGCCATGGCCCTCGCACACCCCGGAATCAGCGTGCAGGCACTGAAAGTAAAATACCCGCAAGGCGGTGAAAAACAACTCATTAAAGCCCTTGTAAATCGCGAAGTCCCCTCAGGCAAACTGCCCATCGAAGTGGGCTGCGTGGTCTCGAACGTGGGCACCGCCTTTGCAGTGTACGAAGCCGTGACCAAAAACAAACCGCTGATCGAACGGGTGGTCACCGTAACCGGTCTCGGGCTAACGAAACCATCCAATTTCCTGGTTCGCATTGGCACCCCAGTTTCGGCCCTTATCCAGGCTGCTGGCGGCATGCCCGAAAACAGCGGAAAAATCATCAACGGCGGCCCTATGATGGGCAAGGCCATGACCACACCCGAAGTGCCTGTCGTCAAAGGTTCATCGGGCATCCTGATCATGCCCCGCGAGCTGAGCAGCCGCAAAGAACCCCAGGCCTGCATCCGCTGCAGCAAATGCACTACCGTATGCCCCATGGGTCTCGAACCTTACCTGCTGGCCAGGCTTTCGAAGCTCGAACGATACGAAGACACTGAACGTGAGCAGATTATGGACTGTATCGAATGCGGATCGTGCCAGTTTACCTGTCCATCCAACATTCCGCTGCTCGACTACCTGAGGCTGGGTAAATTCCGCACAGGTCAATTGATAAGAAACCGAAAATAA
- a CDS encoding Fe-S cluster domain-containing protein: protein MNDIIINALLLLGLLGGVMAVILYFVAQKFKVIEDPRIDQVDEVLPKANCGGCGYPGCRNFAEVCVKSASERQSLDGLNCPVGGNAVMKQVAALLELEVAEQEPQIAVVRCNGSHTNHPSRVTYEGASSCAFAHNLFGGEGGCQYSCLGLGDCVASCDFDAIHMDPVTGLPVVNDKCVACGACVKACPRNIIELRPRGKKDRRIFVSCVNKDKGGIARKNCEVACIGCSKCFQVCPFDAITMADNLAYIDPEKCKLCRKCVEVCPTNAIHEINFPARKLKVETGDGAVAAEAAAARKAERVVKPKPDAGQTDQPSEPTA, encoded by the coding sequence GTGAACGATATCATTATCAACGCATTGCTTTTGCTCGGCCTGCTAGGTGGAGTGATGGCAGTGATACTTTACTTTGTAGCTCAGAAGTTCAAAGTCATCGAAGATCCCCGCATTGACCAGGTGGACGAGGTGCTTCCGAAGGCCAATTGTGGCGGATGCGGCTATCCGGGCTGCCGCAATTTTGCTGAGGTCTGCGTCAAATCGGCGAGCGAGCGCCAGAGCCTCGACGGGCTGAACTGCCCGGTGGGCGGCAATGCCGTGATGAAGCAGGTGGCAGCGCTACTTGAACTCGAAGTTGCCGAGCAGGAACCTCAGATTGCAGTGGTGCGTTGCAACGGCAGCCATACCAATCACCCTTCGCGGGTGACTTACGAAGGCGCTTCGTCCTGTGCCTTTGCACACAACCTTTTTGGGGGCGAAGGCGGATGCCAGTACAGCTGCCTTGGCCTGGGCGACTGCGTGGCGTCCTGCGATTTCGATGCCATCCATATGGATCCTGTGACCGGTCTGCCGGTGGTCAACGACAAATGCGTGGCCTGCGGCGCCTGTGTCAAAGCCTGTCCACGCAACATCATCGAGCTCAGGCCACGCGGCAAGAAAGACCGCCGCATCTTTGTGAGCTGCGTCAACAAGGACAAAGGAGGCATTGCCCGCAAAAACTGTGAGGTGGCCTGCATAGGCTGCTCCAAATGTTTCCAGGTGTGCCCCTTCGATGCCATCACCATGGCCGATAACCTGGCCTATATTGACCCCGAAAAATGCAAACTCTGCCGCAAATGCGTGGAGGTGTGTCCTACCAATGCCATTCACGAGATCAATTTCCCGGCACGGAAGCTTAAAGTAGAAACCGGCGATGGCGCTGTGGCCGCCGAAGCCGCAGCCGCACGCAAAGCCGAAAGGGTGGTGAAACCCAAGCCCGATGCCGGCCAGACTGATCAACCGTCCGAACCCACCGCATAA
- a CDS encoding SoxR reducing system RseC family protein, with the protein MTTTTELIEHPGIVTKVHEKHVEVMVLSKSACSGCHAKGACTMADMEEKKVDALKTPGMSYAEGQQVTVYMRKNLGNLAVFFGYILPFLLLMVLLFGLTSLGFGEGKAALIALASLVPYYLILYLNRNRLDKTFVFYAR; encoded by the coding sequence ATGACAACAACAACCGAACTCATCGAACATCCCGGCATCGTGACCAAAGTGCACGAAAAACATGTGGAAGTGATGGTGCTGTCGAAATCGGCATGCAGTGGCTGCCATGCCAAAGGGGCATGCACCATGGCCGATATGGAAGAAAAAAAAGTTGATGCGCTCAAAACACCGGGCATGAGCTACGCCGAAGGCCAGCAGGTGACGGTTTATATGCGTAAGAACCTGGGCAACCTGGCGGTCTTTTTCGGGTATATCCTGCCTTTCCTGCTGCTGATGGTCCTGCTGTTCGGGCTCACCAGCCTTGGTTTTGGCGAAGGCAAAGCGGCGTTGATCGCATTGGCTTCGCTTGTGCCATATTACCTGATCCTTTATCTCAACCGGAACAGGTTGGACAAAACCTTTGTTTTCTATGCCAGGTAA
- a CDS encoding SDR family oxidoreductase yields the protein MNIVLTGASRGIGYELVIRFLQLHHRVIAASRNVAPLELLAQSNFQGNLIPLQLDLEQPGFEHLLRQTVEAHFGQLDLLVNNAGLLINKPFEQLDERDFDRLFQVNTKAPFTITRTLLNQLSSGAHILNIASMGGFQGSAKFPGLSLYSASKGALAILTECLAEELRPKGIKVNCLAPGAAQTEMLNEAFPGYQAPLSAGEMADFVAWFAINGHKYFNGKILPVSLSTP from the coding sequence ATGAACATCGTACTTACCGGCGCCAGCAGAGGCATTGGCTATGAGCTTGTTATCCGCTTTTTGCAGTTGCATCACCGGGTGATCGCCGCCTCGCGCAATGTGGCGCCACTGGAACTGCTGGCCCAATCAAACTTTCAGGGTAATCTGATCCCCCTGCAACTCGACCTGGAACAACCTGGTTTTGAACACCTGCTCCGCCAAACCGTTGAGGCACATTTCGGCCAGCTTGACCTGCTGGTCAACAATGCCGGACTGTTGATCAACAAACCATTCGAACAGCTTGATGAGCGAGACTTCGACCGCCTTTTTCAGGTCAATACCAAAGCCCCTTTCACCATCACCCGCACACTCCTGAACCAGCTATCCTCCGGAGCGCACATCCTGAACATCGCCAGCATGGGAGGATTTCAGGGCAGCGCCAAGTTTCCCGGACTCTCGCTCTACAGCGCAAGCAAAGGCGCCCTGGCCATACTCACCGAATGCCTGGCCGAGGAACTCAGGCCCAAAGGCATCAAAGTGAACTGCCTGGCCCCCGGAGCAGCCCAGACCGAGATGCTGAACGAAGCCTTCCCGGGCTATCAGGCCCCGCTTTCGGCAGGCGAAATGGCCGATTTTGTGGCATGGTTCGCAATCAACGGCCATAAGTATTTCAACGGCAAAATATTACCCGTCTCGCTTTCTACCCCATGA
- a CDS encoding SHOCT domain-containing protein — MPHFNLIIKYLAKLSLLILIVLLVACEPPKQESETEKFERELKSFNSQMDNLGQQVKLLEAMQDELDQLEKQRAAGEISDEEFRRKTSMVKDTYGRALSKGNTNPNITDLPGWAIELGLSTPNGMQLDQAFSQITSVSNPDEGFNSLLLVYNGDYQTAMKEAERIARQARIPLSKDFQEAREISEKFGSTPLKGIAYMNFEPFKNDAPINVSITVDENGVLTISAVDVQQMNRQLERSRLNNTPNP, encoded by the coding sequence ATGCCACATTTCAATCTTATTATCAAGTATTTAGCTAAATTATCGCTGCTTATTCTTATCGTTTTGTTGGTGGCGTGCGAACCACCGAAACAGGAATCGGAAACCGAAAAATTTGAGCGTGAGCTGAAAAGTTTTAACAGCCAGATGGACAACCTGGGCCAGCAGGTAAAGCTGCTTGAGGCCATGCAGGACGAATTGGACCAGCTTGAAAAACAGCGTGCGGCAGGCGAAATCAGCGACGAAGAATTCAGGCGCAAAACCAGCATGGTCAAAGACACTTATGGCAGGGCCTTGTCCAAAGGCAACACAAACCCAAACATCACCGACCTGCCGGGATGGGCCATCGAGCTGGGGCTGAGCACACCCAACGGCATGCAGCTTGATCAGGCTTTCTCACAGATTACCTCGGTGAGCAATCCCGACGAAGGCTTCAACTCCCTGTTGCTGGTTTACAATGGCGACTACCAGACAGCCATGAAGGAAGCTGAGCGTATTGCCCGTCAGGCACGTATCCCGTTGAGCAAAGACTTTCAGGAAGCCCGCGAAATTTCGGAAAAGTTTGGTAGCACCCCGCTCAAGGGAATTGCCTACATGAATTTCGAACCTTTCAAGAATGATGCCCCCATCAACGTTTCCATCACGGTGGACGAAAACGGTGTGCTCACCATAAGCGCTGTGGATGTGCAACAAATGAACCGCCAGCTCGAACGCAGCAGACTCAACAACACGCCCAATCCATGA
- a CDS encoding DUF4783 domain-containing protein — MLILLRKIKIYMRFARILLLWVAVMISVKDISAQLTTSGGQTGWVKLMLQSDARKLLNHMSPMVEVDLPTHRGALNHNQLQGTLAGFFRQYPPKAITIDQQGALNHRNDFFIGTYTSGEQNYRLYIQAEKQDDGHKIFFLSIQPK, encoded by the coding sequence ATGCTAATTTTACTGCGCAAAATAAAAATTTACATGCGTTTTGCCCGCATTTTGCTGCTCTGGGTGGCGGTAATGATTTCTGTAAAGGATATTTCAGCGCAGCTGACTACTTCCGGTGGACAGACGGGCTGGGTGAAGCTGATGCTTCAGTCGGATGCCCGGAAGTTGCTCAACCACATGTCGCCCATGGTAGAGGTGGATCTGCCCACGCATCGCGGAGCATTGAATCACAATCAGTTGCAGGGCACTCTCGCCGGTTTTTTCAGGCAATACCCGCCCAAGGCCATCACCATTGACCAACAGGGGGCACTCAACCACCGCAACGACTTTTTTATTGGGACTTATACAAGCGGCGAGCAAAACTACCGGCTATACATTCAGGCCGAAAAGCAGGACGACGGACACAAGATTTTTTTCCTCAGCATACAGCCGAAATGA
- the nadC gene encoding carboxylating nicotinate-nucleotide diphosphorylase translates to MTPENQIDHLISLAIAEDFGDGDHTSLATIPPDAMGKAFLLVKEPGVLAGVEVARKVFQKVDQNIVFEPYMHDGQEVQPGDRAFVVSGSARSILSAERLVLNYMQRMSGIATRTREYVRLIAGTRARLLDTRKTTPNNRIFEKMAVAIGGGLNHRFGLFDMMMIKNNHVDFAGGIAKAILAARTYLEVNGKNLDIEVEVRNFDELQSALQCGGFRRIMLDNFSPADLRRALQMIGGRYETEASGGITAGNIAEYAFTGVDYISVGALTHHIRSLDMSLRAIT, encoded by the coding sequence ATGACGCCCGAGAACCAAATTGATCATCTGATATCACTGGCCATTGCCGAAGATTTTGGCGATGGCGACCATACCAGCCTTGCCACCATTCCTCCGGATGCCATGGGTAAGGCATTTTTGCTTGTGAAGGAACCCGGAGTGCTGGCAGGCGTTGAGGTGGCCCGAAAAGTTTTTCAGAAGGTAGATCAGAATATTGTTTTTGAGCCCTACATGCACGACGGTCAGGAGGTGCAACCCGGCGACCGTGCTTTTGTGGTAAGCGGGAGTGCGCGGTCCATACTTTCGGCTGAGCGGCTCGTGCTCAACTACATGCAACGCATGAGCGGAATTGCCACGCGGACCAGGGAATACGTCAGGCTCATCGCAGGCACCCGGGCCAGGCTGCTCGACACCCGAAAAACCACCCCGAACAACCGCATCTTCGAAAAGATGGCGGTGGCCATCGGCGGAGGCCTCAACCACCGTTTCGGCTTGTTCGACATGATGATGATCAAAAACAACCATGTGGACTTTGCAGGAGGCATTGCCAAAGCCATCCTTGCTGCACGCACCTACCTCGAAGTGAATGGAAAAAACCTCGACATCGAGGTGGAAGTGCGCAATTTCGATGAGCTGCAGTCCGCTTTGCAATGTGGCGGTTTCCGGCGCATCATGCTCGACAATTTCAGTCCTGCCGACCTGCGCAGGGCGCTGCAAATGATTGGTGGCCGGTATGAAACTGAGGCTTCCGGCGGCATCACTGCCGGCAACATTGCCGAGTATGCCTTCACAGGTGTCGATTACATCTCGGTGGGTGCACTCACCCATCACATCCGCAGCCTCGACATGAGCCTGAGGGCAATCACCTGA
- a CDS encoding YihY/virulence factor BrkB family protein: MGYRDYYQRIAAAAEGLIGRYVHHKARLNNFLSRIKLPGFGGISLQQVLSLYARGLFEGAVSLRASAVAFNFFLAIFPFILFLFTLIPYVPVKDFQSNLFQLLAGVIPSDTFAMVESTIYGIIMKQNSSLLSLSFFLTFVFSTNGISAIIDGFNASMHTTETRSWIQQRLLSFVLVIVLSVMLILAIALLTTGGYIIDWLIQKNWISGQITILALWLVKWLVSIALVFFSTSILYYFAPANRKYFYFFSPGAILATVLLLFGTLGFNYYITNFSSYNALYGSIGTLIILLMWIFFNAYILLIGYELNASIMRAKRSFENQTNES, translated from the coding sequence ATGGGATACAGGGATTATTACCAGCGGATTGCAGCCGCCGCAGAGGGTCTGATCGGGCGCTACGTGCACCACAAAGCCCGCCTCAACAACTTTCTCAGTCGGATAAAATTGCCCGGATTTGGCGGAATCAGCCTCCAGCAGGTGCTGAGCCTGTATGCACGGGGCTTGTTCGAGGGTGCGGTGTCGCTCCGGGCTTCGGCAGTGGCTTTCAACTTTTTTCTGGCCATCTTTCCATTCATCCTTTTTTTGTTCACCCTGATTCCATATGTGCCGGTCAAAGATTTTCAATCCAACTTGTTCCAATTGCTGGCCGGGGTGATACCGTCCGACACCTTTGCCATGGTCGAAAGCACCATCTATGGCATCATCATGAAGCAAAATAGCAGCCTGCTTTCGTTGAGCTTTTTCCTCACCTTTGTGTTCAGCACCAATGGCATAAGCGCCATCATCGATGGCTTCAATGCCAGCATGCACACCACCGAAACACGTTCGTGGATTCAGCAACGGCTGCTGTCGTTTGTGCTGGTCATTGTGCTTTCGGTTATGCTTATCCTTGCCATCGCATTGCTCACCACAGGGGGGTATATCATCGATTGGTTAATCCAAAAGAACTGGATCAGCGGACAAATTACCATACTGGCGCTATGGCTTGTCAAGTGGCTGGTTTCCATTGCCCTGGTGTTTTTTAGTACTTCCATACTTTATTACTTCGCCCCGGCAAACCGCAAGTATTTTTATTTTTTCAGTCCGGGCGCTATTCTGGCAACTGTGTTGCTGCTGTTTGGCACCCTGGGCTTCAATTACTACATCACGAATTTCAGCAGCTACAATGCCCTTTATGGCTCCATCGGAACACTTATCATCCTGCTGATGTGGATTTTCTTTAATGCGTACATACTTTTGATTGGCTACGAACTTAATGCCAGCATCATGCGCGCAAAGCGCTCATTTGAAAACCAGACCAATGAAAGCTGA